One Calditrichota bacterium genomic window, GCCAAAAACGACCACATCTTTCGCCAGAAAATGTTTGATTGAATCGCTGAAAAATTTCACACCAACAATTGCTAACAGCGTACTGATCACAATGGCGGCAATGGACTCCGCTCTGCCGTGGCCAAAAGGATGCCCCTCATCAGCCGGCTTGCCAGAAATCCAGGTCCCCAAAATGACAATGCCCGAAGTCAAAGTGTCGGAAAGCGTGTGCCAGGCGTCGGCGATCATCGCCACGGAACCGGTCAGCGTCCCGGCCCACAATTTGATTCCAAAAAGCACTGTATTCACTCCGGCCGACAACCAGCCTTCAAAATAACCTAATTTTCTCTGACTTTGAACCATGAAATTCCTTTCAATGATGACGATTTATTCGGCGTCAAAAACAAGCAAAATAAAACAATATCAGTATTCATTGAGCGCAACAGACGCACTATTCATAAAAAATTTGGTAATTTCTTTTCACTCTTTACATTTTCCCCATGCCAGCGTATAACAATTCACTTTGCGGCTTGCTCCTGATGGGAATGATACAATTGTCCGCACGCCGCATCGATGTCCACGCCTTTGCTGCGACGCACAGAAACGATAATCCGCAATGGCAAAAGTTCGCGCAGAAAATATTGAATGGCCTCTTCGGTCGGCGCTTGCCAGCGATCATCGGTCGGATTGTAGGGGATAATGTTCACTTTGCAACGCAAACCGCGTAACAGTTTTTTCAAATTTTCCACATCTTCTTTTCGGTCATTCACGCCGGCGATCATCAGATACTCGAACGTGAATAAATGCCGCGACCTCTCGGAATAATATTTCGCCGCTTCGATTAACTGGCGCAACGGATATTTTTTGTTAATCGGCATCAACTCAGATCGCGAGAGATCGTCAGAGGCGTTCAACGAAATCGCTAATTTGAAACCCTGATTTTCATCGGCAAATCTTTTTATTTGCGGCACAAGTCCGGCAGTGGAAATGGTAATTTTTCTTTTGCCCACGGCGATTCCGTCGCTATGGCCGATGAGCGTTGCGGCTTTAATCACATTTTCGTAATTCAAAAAAGGCTCGCCCATGCCCATGAACACCAAATTTGTCGCATCGATGTCCATGGTTTTCAGCACCGCCAAAAGTTGGTCGACAATCTCTCCGACAGAAAGATTGCGCTGGAAACCCATGCGTCCCGTAGCGCAGAACGAGCACCCCAGAGCACAGCCAACTTGCGACGACAGACACACGGTGCGCCTTTTCCCATCGACCATAAAAACGCTTTCGATGAAGTGGCCGTCGCGCAACCGGAATAAAAATTTGTTCGTCTCGCCGTCGGCGGAAATTTGCCGATCAGCAATTTCGACGTGTCCCATTTCAACTTTTTCTTTCAGTTCGTCGCGGAATTTTTTGGAAAAAACCGTGATTTCGTCGACATCGGAAATACGGCGCTTATACAGCCAATTGAAAAGTTGGCGGGCGCGAAATGCAGGCTGACCAATGGAAGCCATGAAATCTTCCATTTCCTCGAGAGTCATGCCGGTGAGGTTTGTTTTATTCATTATTTTTAATTTACTAAATTCTTGATTTTTGTGCAATAAAATATTTGCATTTCAGCAAAAAAGTTCCTATTTTAAACCGTTGAAACAAACCGTCATCAAAGGCATATAAAAATTAGTTTGTTTTGCCACAAAAAGAACAGCCTTAAAACGCTGCTGATAAATTTAAGTTTCACTTCAAATCCGCTGCGGAGGACTCATGACCGAAAATGTTGCTGCAAAAAATGACATGGAAATTGTCAAACAATTAAAAGATTCGCACGATAAAATTGTCAAAGAAATTGGCAAAGTGATCGTCGGCCAGCGCGACGTCATCCACCAAATGCTCATCGGGCTGCTGGCTCAGGGACACTGTCTGCTCATCGGCGTCCCCGGTCTGGCGAAAACTCTATTGATCAGCACGCTGGCGCAGGTGTTGGATTTAAAATTTTCACGCATTCAGTTTACGCCGGATCTGATGCCTTCGGACATCACCGGCACCGAGCTCATCGAAGACGACCTGACGACGGGGAGAAAAGCGTTCAAATTTGTCAAGGGACCTGTTTTTGCCAATATTGTTTTAGCCGATGAAATTAATCGCACGTCGCCCAAAACGCAGGCGGCGTTGTTGCAGGCGATGCAGGAACACGAAGTTACCGCAGCCGGTGAAACTTACAAATTGGAAGAGCCGTTTTTCGTTTTAGCCACTCAAAATCCGATCGAGCAGGAAGGCACGTATCCGCTGCCCGAAGCACAGCTCGATCGTTTCATGTTCAATTTGTGGGTTGATTATCCTTCTTTTACGGAAGAAAACCAAATCGTGAAATCGACAACCAGCGCCTACGAGCCGAATTTGAAAAAAACGCTTTCAGGGAAAGATATCATCGCATTGCAGCGGCTCGTTCGGCGCGTCCCGGTGGCGGACAATGTCATTGATTTCGCCGTCAAGTTAGTCAGTTTGACCAGACCGGGAACAAATGGCGCGCCCAATTATGTTCGCGATTACATCCGCTGGGGCGCCGGTCCCAGAGCCAGCCAGTATCTGATTTTGGGCGCCAAGACTAACGCCATCCTCGACGGCAGACCCACACCGGACATCAGCGATGTAAAAAAAGTGGCCATTTCAGTTTTGCGCCACCGATTAGTGACCAACTTCAACGCCGAAGCCGACAATGTCAGCCCGGTAGAACTTATTGAAAAATTGATCGACGAAGTGAAAGATTGACCATGCCAATAACAGAAGCTGTCGATTACCGAAAATATTTGAATCCGGAAGTGGTCTCGCGGCTGAAAAATATGCAGCTCCGCGCGCGGCTTATCGTCGAAGGATTTATTTCCGGACTGCACCGCAGTCCCTACCACGGCTTCAGCGTGGAATTTTCCGATTATCGTCCCTACATGCCCGGCGACGAAATTCGCCACATCGACTGGAAAGCTTACGGCAAGACCGATCGTTTTTACATCAAACAATTCGAAGAAGAAACCAATGTCAAAGCCTACATTCTGCTGGATATTTCCGCTTCCATGTCCTACTCTTCTGAAAAAATCAGCAAATTGGAATACGCCTCGTACTTGGCGGCGGCGTTGTCATATTTGATGATTGAGCAGCGCGACGCCGTGGGGCTCATCGCCTTTGACGAGAAAATTCAAAATTATCTATCGCCACGATCGGTACGCAGCTATCTCACACAAATTTTATCGGTGCTGGAAACAGTCAAACCCACAGAAAAGACGAACATTGCTTTGACTTTACACACGATGGCAGAACGCATTCATCGCCGCGGTCTGATCATTTTGCTCTCTGATTTGTTGGATGAGCCGGCGCAGGTTTTATCCGGGCTGAAACATTTTCGTCACCGCGGTCACGAAGTGATTGTGTTTCAAATTCTCGATCCGAGAGAAATTGACTTTGATTTCAAGAAAAATGCCCTGTTTCGCGATGTGGAAACCGGCGACAAAATGAGTACGCAGCCCTGGCACATTCGTGCGGAATACCAGCGTTTGATGAGCGATTTTGTGCAAAATTATCGTCGGGAATGCCGAAATAATTTAATTGATTTTGTAGCGCTCAATACCGCCATGGACTTTGATCGGGCATTGTTGGAGTACATGATTAAAAGAAAAAGGTTGGGTGGCTAAAAATCTTGATATTTCATCCGCCTAAAAAGTGACCTGTGTCTGCTCTCTTTGTCGCGATAAAAAACGATTGAACCCATGAATATTTTTTTCATCTGGCTCACAATTCTCTCTGTCGCGCTGGCGATTTACCTCATCTCCATTTATCGAAAATCCAGGCGCGGTTTTCGCTTTCAAGTAAAACTCACTATTATTTTCATTCTGTTGGTGCTGGTTCCGGCTATTCCTTTGACGACTTTTGTCAGCGCG contains:
- the rlmN gene encoding 23S rRNA (adenine(2503)-C(2))-methyltransferase RlmN codes for the protein MNKTNLTGMTLEEMEDFMASIGQPAFRARQLFNWLYKRRISDVDEITVFSKKFRDELKEKVEMGHVEIADRQISADGETNKFLFRLRDGHFIESVFMVDGKRRTVCLSSQVGCALGCSFCATGRMGFQRNLSVGEIVDQLLAVLKTMDIDATNLVFMGMGEPFLNYENVIKAATLIGHSDGIAVGKRKITISTAGLVPQIKRFADENQGFKLAISLNASDDLSRSELMPINKKYPLRQLIEAAKYYSERSRHLFTFEYLMIAGVNDRKEDVENLKKLLRGLRCKVNIIPYNPTDDRWQAPTEEAIQYFLRELLPLRIIVSVRRSKGVDIDAACGQLYHSHQEQAAK
- a CDS encoding MoxR family ATPase — translated: MTENVAAKNDMEIVKQLKDSHDKIVKEIGKVIVGQRDVIHQMLIGLLAQGHCLLIGVPGLAKTLLISTLAQVLDLKFSRIQFTPDLMPSDITGTELIEDDLTTGRKAFKFVKGPVFANIVLADEINRTSPKTQAALLQAMQEHEVTAAGETYKLEEPFFVLATQNPIEQEGTYPLPEAQLDRFMFNLWVDYPSFTEENQIVKSTTSAYEPNLKKTLSGKDIIALQRLVRRVPVADNVIDFAVKLVSLTRPGTNGAPNYVRDYIRWGAGPRASQYLILGAKTNAILDGRPTPDISDVKKVAISVLRHRLVTNFNAEADNVSPVELIEKLIDEVKD
- a CDS encoding DUF58 domain-containing protein encodes the protein MPITEAVDYRKYLNPEVVSRLKNMQLRARLIVEGFISGLHRSPYHGFSVEFSDYRPYMPGDEIRHIDWKAYGKTDRFYIKQFEEETNVKAYILLDISASMSYSSEKISKLEYASYLAAALSYLMIEQRDAVGLIAFDEKIQNYLSPRSVRSYLTQILSVLETVKPTEKTNIALTLHTMAERIHRRGLIILLSDLLDEPAQVLSGLKHFRHRGHEVIVFQILDPREIDFDFKKNALFRDVETGDKMSTQPWHIRAEYQRLMSDFVQNYRRECRNNLIDFVALNTAMDFDRALLEYMIKRKRLGG